A window of the Ostrea edulis chromosome 1, xbOstEdul1.1, whole genome shotgun sequence genome harbors these coding sequences:
- the LOC125663949 gene encoding dynein regulatory complex subunit 2-like: MAKGGKKSGKKGGKKKSSKLANMTEEERIAYEEQKALAEEELRKKKENMLTQFLKDKLTKEERSTKFNINKLNHQWRNIMRENKSKELKKDLEILSQTFERIVDRKDATIKSLAKDLQEADEQYSMSLRAHLQSIDNLIDQHKSRIEFLRRQYEGELAVITEEFDTERAIMLDQHSREMNEISDILFAMDQNFQEREREAKSDYQSLVDEIRNKDMEEMHGLRHQLTEKFNFYWSAFEQARKNYQENNAERKAAFEELKAKDDVSAQEIDFQMRKLQRISENISQLKSKMSSNAKENEQRNRSIKEERERMLSHLQDLKAEMNKLRDGERAKLTKMTIESNGAMKALKSKVQKVKSVITMSEMCRRLETEEEKVLPFYVSSLTQEEQEDVETAIQEPPYEKLSLIMHEFTTLENFWKRYNKVGLDKLALDKEKHTLVQENAQLRSLLKQYLDGISVNEEILSQVNPLLVVNNRTNVNLNVPVTDPRIGRPVPQTVVEAATHSRQLKLT, encoded by the exons ATGGCAAAGGGAGGTAAAAAAAGTGGAAAGAAGGGGGGAAAGAAGAAGTCTAGTAAGCTGGCCAACATGACGGAAGAGGAGCGGATTGCTTATGAGGAACAGAAGGCACTAGCTGAAGAAGAACTGAGGAAAAAGAAGGAAAACATGCTTACACAGTTTTTAAAA GACAAACTTACAAAGGAGGAGAGATCTACAAAATTCAACATAAATAAATTGAACCATCAATGGAGGAACATCATGAGAGAAAACAAATCCAAAGAACTGAAGAAAGACCTGGAAATTCTCAGCCAGACGTTTGAGAGAATTGTAGACAGGAAGGATGCCACTATTAAATCTCTGGCCAAGGACCTGCAGGAGGCTGACGAACAGTACTCCATGTCTCTGAGGGCCCACctacagagtattgataacctTATTG ATCAACACAAAAGTCGAATTGAGTTCCTGAGGAGACAGTACGAGGGTGAACTAGCTGTGATCACGGAGGAGTTTGATACTGAGCGAGCTATCATGTTAGACCAGCACAGCAGGGAAATGAATGAGATCTCAGATATACTCTTTGCCATGGACCAAAATTTCCAGGAGCGTGAAAGAGAGGCCAAGTCTGATTATCAGAGTCTAGTGgatgaaattcgaaataaa GACATGGAAGAGATGCATGGACTGAGGCACCAGCTGACGGAGAAGTTTAACTTCTACTGGAGCGCATTTGAGCAAGCTCGGAAAAACTACCAGGAAAATAACGCTGAGAGAAAAGCAGCATTTGAGGAACTGAAAGCGAAGGATGATGTTTCAGCCCAAGAAATCGACTTTCAAATGAGGAAACTTCAACGGATATCT GAAAATATTTCACAACTGAAATCCAAAATGTCATCTAATGCAAAGGAAAATGAACAAAGAAACCGATCAATCAAGGAG GAGAGGGAGCGGATGCTGTCTCACCTGCAGGATCTGAAGGCTGAGATGAACAAACTGAGAGATGGCGAGAGAGCTAAGCTAACTAAAATGACCATTGAGAGCAATGGAGCCATGAAAGCCTTGAAATCTAAAGTGCAAAAA GTTAAGAGTGTGATAACAATGTCGGAGATGTGTCGTCGTCTGGAGACGGAAGAAGAGAAAGTTCTGCCGTTTTATGTGTCATCACTCACTCAAGAGGAACAGGAAGATGTGGAGACTGCCATACAGGAACCACCATACGAAAAACTGTCACTG ATAATGCACGAGTTTACCACTCTGGAAAATTTCTGGAAACGTTACAACAAGGTGGGCCTGGACAAGTTAGCCCTAGACAAGGAGAAACATACCCTGGTGCAGGAAAACGCTCAGCTCCGCAGCCTACTCAAGCAATATCTGGACGGGATCTCTGTTAATGAGGAAATTCTGAGTCAAGTGAACCCATTACTGGTGGTCAACAACAGGACTAATGTTAA TTTGAATGTGCCAGTCACTGATCCTCGTATCGGACGACCGGTCCCTCAAACCGTTGTAGAGGCCGCAACCCACTCCCGCCAACTTAAATTAACATGA
- the LOC125663946 gene encoding dynein regulatory complex subunit 2-like, which translates to MGPKKKGKKSGKLSKMTEEERLAYEEQKNLAEEELKKKKEDMLTQFLKDKLAKEERATKFNINKLNHQWRNIMRENKSKELKKDLEILSQTFERIVDRKDATIKSLAKDLQEADEQYSMSLRAHLQNVDSLIDQQKLRIQSLQHEYEEELEVIREEFDTERSIMIEQHDVEMNDIADILFAMEQNFQDRENEAKSEFQSMTDEIRNKHMEEKHGLHHTLQDKLEFYWKEFSNALKMYQENNQDRKLAFEELKAKDDDSAQEIDAQMRKLTRISEQIAQLKSKMASNAKECEERNRQLKEEREKMLAHFQHLKSQMNKMRDGERDKLTKLTLESNSAIKEIKRRIEKLQSIMKVGEMCRKFETEEEKVLPFYASSLTQEEQSDVNTAVLETPNEALVAVMHEYQGLENFWKRYNKVSLDKLALDKEKQGLMIENQQLRTLLKQYLDGISVNDEILSQVNPLFIINNKTNVKLNVPVTDPRIRRPVAQTVIEASHVVKNVLPS; encoded by the exons ATGGGGCCCAAGAAGAAGGGAAAGAAGTCTGGCAAACTTTCCAAGATGACAGAAGAGGAAAGATTGGCATATGAGGAACAAAAAAATCTAGCAGAGGAAGAACTGAAAAAGAAGAAGGAGGATATGTTGACACagtttttaaaa GACAAATTGGCAAAAGAAGAGAGAGCAACAAAATTCAACATAAATAAATTGAACCATCAATGGAGGAACATCATGAGAGAAAACAAATCCAAAGAACTGAAGAAAGACCTGGAAATTCTCAGCCAGACGTTTGAGAGAATTGTAGACAGGAAGGATGCCACTATTAAATCTCTGGCCAAGGACCTGCAGGAGGCTGACGAACAGTACTCCATGTCTCTGAGGGCCCACCTACAAAATGTGGACAGTCTCATAG ACCAACAGAAGTTGAGGATTCAGAGCCTACAGCATGAATACGAGGAGGAGCTGGAGGTAATCCGTGAGGAGTTCGACACAGAGCGATCCATCATGATAGAGCAGCATGATGTGGAAATGAATGATATAGCAGACATCTTGTTTGCCATGGAACAAAATTTCCAGGACCGGGAGAATGAGGCAAAGTCCGAGTTCCAGAGCATGACAGATGAGATCAGAAACAAG CACATGGAAGAAAAACATGGTCTCCACCACACCCTACAAGACAAATTGGAATTTTACTGGAAGGAGTTCAGCAACGCACTCAAAATGTACCAGGAAAACAACCAGGACCGCAAACTCGCCTTTGAGGAACTCAAGGCCAAGGATGATGATTCTGCTCAGGAAATTGATGCTCAAATGAGGAAATTAACTCGAATTTCA GAACAAATTGCTCAGTTGAAGTCAAAAATGGCATCAAATGCCAAGGAATGTGAGGAGAGAAATCGTCAACTTAAAGAG GAAAGAGAAAAGATGTTGGCACATTTTCAACATTTGAAATCCCAAATGAACAAGATGAGAGACGGAGAAAGAGACAAACTCACTAAGCTGACCTTGGAAAGCAACTCAGCCATCAAAGAAATTAAACGACGCATAGAAAAA CTACAAAGCATAATGAAAGTTGGCGAGATGTGCCGTAAGTTTGAGACAGAAGAGGAGAAGGTTCTGCCATTTTATGCCTCGTCTTTGACACAGGAAGAGCAGAGTGATGTAAACACTGCAGTGTTGGAAACTCCTAACGAGGCGCTAGTGGCC GTGATGCATGAGTACCAGGGTCTGGAAAATTTCTGGAAACGGTACAACAAGGTCAGTCTGGACAAGCTGGCCCTGGACAAGGAAAAACAGGGACTGATGATTGAGAATCAACAGCTGAGGACACTGCTCAAACAGTACCTCGACGGAATCTCTGTCAATGATGAAATCCTGTCACAGGTCAACCCACTTTTCATCATCAACAACAAGACAAATGTCAA ATTAAATGTCCCAGTAACAGATCCGCGCATTCGCCGCCCGGTAGCGCAGACCGTCATCGAAGCTTCGCACGTCGTCAAGAATGTACTGCCATCGTGA